In one window of Ruminococcus albus AD2013 DNA:
- a CDS encoding lysylphosphatidylglycerol synthase transmembrane domain-containing protein: protein MGFIGLIMLLTFRLLFKGQELSDIIKDLKNADDKWLLAGLGLTFCFVAGESCIIHFLLRVCRQKVKLTSCLKYSFIGFFFSYITPSSSGGQPAQMYYMKKDGVKIGFSSLIMLLVTIAYKSVLVILGLILLIFNFDAISEHGDRLAFLITLGFVLNIAFIAGLAFIVARPDWARRAGITILNKLTDWKIVKEKNHEKLVEKINRICDTYVIGSKYVKENAVTVAKVFVMTLVQRLCLFAVTWVIYKSYGLSGVSLYDIVTMQVMIAIAVEMLPLPGAAGVTEGSFMLVFGAIFGEGYVKPALLLSRGLTFYAVLIVGGIVTFIAHLKVMRSDKQLNIPRN, encoded by the coding sequence GTGGGCTTTATCGGGCTTATCATGCTGCTGACATTCAGACTGCTCTTTAAAGGACAGGAGCTTTCGGATATCATCAAAGACCTCAAGAACGCAGATGACAAATGGCTTCTGGCAGGACTTGGGCTTACCTTCTGCTTTGTAGCGGGAGAATCCTGTATCATACATTTTCTGCTAAGGGTATGCCGACAGAAAGTCAAGCTGACAAGCTGTCTGAAATACTCCTTCATAGGGTTCTTTTTCAGCTATATAACGCCCTCGTCATCGGGCGGACAGCCTGCGCAGATGTACTACATGAAAAAGGACGGCGTAAAGATAGGTTTCTCATCGCTGATAATGCTTCTGGTGACGATAGCTTACAAATCAGTGCTGGTGATACTGGGGCTTATCCTGCTGATATTCAACTTCGATGCAATATCCGAACACGGCGACCGTCTGGCATTTCTGATAACGCTGGGATTTGTACTGAATATAGCTTTCATTGCAGGACTCGCTTTCATCGTCGCAAGACCCGACTGGGCAAGACGCGCGGGCATAACCATACTAAACAAGCTGACAGACTGGAAAATAGTCAAGGAAAAGAACCACGAAAAACTGGTAGAAAAGATAAACCGCATATGCGATACCTATGTTATAGGCTCAAAATATGTCAAAGAAAATGCAGTGACAGTTGCTAAGGTGTTCGTGATGACGCTGGTGCAAAGACTGTGCCTGTTCGCGGTGACATGGGTGATATATAAATCCTACGGACTTTCGGGTGTGAGCCTTTATGACATAGTGACCATGCAGGTCATGATAGCCATCGCGGTGGAGATGCTTCCTCTGCCGGGCGCAGCGGGAGTTACCGAGGGAAGTTTCATGCTGGTATTTGGAGCGATATTCGGTGAGGGATATGTAAAGCCTGCATTGCTTCTCAGCCGAGGACTGACATTCTATGCCGTGCTGATAGTGGGCGGCATTGTGACATTTATTGCACACCTGAAAGTTATGCGCTCGGATAAACAGCTGAACATACCGCGGAACTGA
- a CDS encoding CDP-alcohol phosphatidyltransferase family protein encodes MIGFYNYSVILTYVGLLSSVFGITQVFEGHDAIAFFCLVISGICDLFDGKIARSMKNRSDHEKVFGIQIDSLCDLVCFGVFPAVLGYHYPTVYPMRLVPSLMIVLAAVIRLAYFNVMEEERQRETEENRKEYEGLPVTSVCIVLPLLYIGRHNIPGYIFPYVFQGFLVLISVMFVLKIKVNKPSNKGLLVMFTLGLILFFSYLKMNHII; translated from the coding sequence ATGATAGGCTTTTACAATTATTCGGTAATACTAACTTATGTGGGTCTGCTATCCTCAGTATTCGGGATAACGCAGGTATTTGAGGGTCATGATGCGATAGCGTTTTTCTGCCTTGTGATATCGGGCATATGTGACCTGTTCGACGGCAAGATAGCACGTTCGATGAAAAACCGTTCAGACCATGAAAAAGTCTTCGGCATACAGATAGATTCTCTATGCGACCTTGTGTGCTTCGGTGTGTTCCCTGCTGTGCTGGGATATCACTATCCTACGGTATATCCAATGAGACTGGTACCATCTCTTATGATAGTCCTAGCGGCTGTTATAAGACTTGCATACTTCAACGTTATGGAAGAGGAACGTCAGCGCGAAACAGAGGAGAACCGCAAGGAGTATGAGGGTCTGCCTGTTACAAGTGTTTGTATAGTTCTGCCGCTGTTGTATATCGGCAGGCATAATATACCCGGGTACATATTCCCGTATGTTTTTCAGGGCTTCCTTGTGCTGATATCCGTAATGTTCGTACTGAAGATAAAGGTCAACAAACCCAGCAACAAGGGTCTGCTGGTAATGTTCACACTGGGGCTTATTCTCTTTTTCAGCTATCTTAAAATGAACCATATCATATAA